The genome window GTGACCGCGCTCTATTCCGGCGAGGCCGGGGTGCTCACGTTCCGTCTGGAGGCCTCCGGCCCGGCCAGCCTCAAGCGGGTGCCTTAACGGTCCGCTCGTTGTATTCTACAGCCTGTCAGTCAGCAGTTTCTCTATCCTCTCCCTCTTGATCGAGTAGTGGCTGAGTTGGCCCAGCACTTTCCGGTTGTGCAACAGGAGGAGCTGCGGGGTCTCGTGCTCCACATCCAGCCGGTCGCTCAGCTCCACGGATAGATCTCGATTCTCCTGGACCGTGAGCATATAGACATCCGGGCGGCTGTTCACCGCAGCCCAGGTTTCGAGCTGGTGACGGGCCTCGGCGCTGATCGGACAGGTGCGGCTGT of bacterium contains these proteins:
- the ytxJ gene encoding bacillithiol system redox-active protein YtxJ, producing the protein MLKPLSSVSEVLEASRTAPTLVFKNSRTCPISAEARHQLETWAAVNSRPDVYMLTVQENRDLSVELSDRLDVEHETPQLLLLHNRKVLGQLSHYSIKRERIEKLLTDRL